A region of Candidatus Defluviilinea gracilis DNA encodes the following proteins:
- the pgl gene encoding 6-phosphogluconolactonase — MKPELRIFHDSERLSRHAANLFVEQSHRALLEQTRFLVALNGGNSPTRLFQLLASDYRDQVEWSKVHVFWGDERCVPPDDAGSNFRQADELLLSKVAIPESNIHRVLGELDPASASKKYAGTLKTFADSNLDFPRFDLIYLGMGEDGHTASLFPNSLVQVDEPVIAVTAKYQDRPANRVTLTQLVFNQARMIVFMATGEKKAEALAHVLSERYNPEVYPAQRIDPKDGQLIWLVDESAASKLPRKLKGLKICEG, encoded by the coding sequence ATGAAACCCGAACTCCGCATCTTCCACGATTCCGAACGACTCAGCCGACATGCCGCGAATCTGTTCGTTGAGCAAAGTCATCGCGCCCTCCTCGAACAGACTCGTTTCCTCGTCGCATTAAACGGAGGCAATTCACCAACACGCCTCTTTCAACTTCTCGCCTCCGACTATCGCGATCAAGTTGAATGGAGCAAGGTTCATGTCTTTTGGGGCGATGAGCGCTGTGTCCCGCCCGACGATGCGGGGAGCAACTTTCGTCAAGCGGATGAACTTTTGTTGAGCAAGGTGGCGATCCCTGAATCAAATATCCATCGCGTGTTGGGCGAACTCGACCCAGCCTCTGCTTCGAAAAAATATGCTGGAACATTGAAAACATTCGCCGATTCAAATTTAGATTTTCCGCGCTTCGATCTCATCTACCTCGGCATGGGCGAAGATGGGCACACCGCGTCGTTGTTTCCCAACTCGCTTGTGCAAGTGGATGAGCCTGTGATTGCAGTCACTGCGAAGTATCAAGACCGCCCCGCCAACCGCGTGACGCTGACTCAACTCGTCTTCAACCAAGCGCGGATGATCGTCTTCATGGCGACAGGCGAGAAGAAGGCTGAAGCGTTGGCGCATGTGTTGAGCGAAAGATATAATCCCGAGGTATATCCCGCGCAACGCATTGACCCGAAAGATGGTCAATTGATTTGGTTAGTGGACGAATCCGCGGCGAGCAAGTTGCCGAGGAAGTTAAAGGGATTGAAGATTTGTGAAGGTTGA
- a CDS encoding elongation factor G gives MKEYTTEFLRNVALVSHGGAGKTMLAESFLHVTGGTTRLGKVEDGATVSDYDDEEHRRKISIYSSVIPIEHRDHKINIIDAPGYTDFVGEAISALSVADGAIIVVDAVAGIEVGTELAWRYCDEFNLPRFFVINKMDRDNADFQKTYDAIKEFIEVHGKRVVQVHIPIGEKQNFKGVVDVIGMKAYMGDGKTTADIPAELKEAADAAHFAMVEDAAEGEDELMEKYLENGSLSDEEMVRGLEDVVYAGSFVPVFCAAGAREIGTIALLNDIIDLMPPPAQGPKRVAQGKDGEEELKPSDSEPLAAYVWKTTADPFVGKMTYFRVLQGSIQADAHVWNQNKGADERMSGLHFQRGKEVIPAKVVHAGDIAAVSKLSVTATGDTFCDKGHPLMVAKPHFPAALYRVAVTPKTQADAAKISPTLTKLCEEDLTLTWQNDPITHETVLQGMGDQHIDVAINRAQTKFQVGLGTHQPKIPYREGITRKASAQYRHKKQTGGAGQFGEVHLRIEPLPSADFEFDDELVGMNLSKSYLPPIEKGIKATMERGAFAGYPMSNVKVIVFDGKEHEVDSKPVAFEIAGREAFKLAVQDAGPVLFEPIMNVRVTIPDANMGDVMSDLNTRRGRVQGTDSERGNTVIVAHVPMAEMTRYTTQLRSITGGRGYFTMELDHYDVVPTHVAGAIIEAHKKEMEGKKEE, from the coding sequence ATGAAAGAGTATACCACTGAGTTTTTACGTAACGTTGCGCTGGTGTCGCATGGCGGCGCGGGGAAAACCATGTTGGCGGAATCGTTTTTGCATGTAACGGGGGGGACCACACGGCTTGGAAAAGTGGAAGACGGCGCGACAGTCTCCGATTATGACGATGAGGAACATCGTCGAAAAATTTCAATTTATTCCAGCGTTATCCCAATCGAACATCGCGATCACAAGATCAATATCATCGACGCGCCGGGCTACACCGATTTCGTGGGCGAAGCAATTTCCGCGTTGAGTGTTGCCGATGGCGCGATCATTGTCGTGGACGCGGTTGCCGGCATCGAGGTCGGCACCGAGTTAGCGTGGCGTTATTGCGATGAGTTCAACCTGCCGCGCTTTTTTGTGATCAACAAGATGGATCGCGATAACGCGGACTTTCAAAAGACATACGACGCCATCAAAGAATTTATAGAAGTGCATGGCAAGCGCGTGGTGCAAGTGCACATTCCCATTGGTGAGAAGCAAAATTTCAAAGGCGTGGTGGATGTCATCGGCATGAAAGCATACATGGGTGACGGCAAAACAACGGCTGACATCCCCGCTGAATTAAAAGAAGCGGCAGATGCGGCGCACTTTGCGATGGTGGAAGACGCGGCGGAGGGTGAGGACGAACTGATGGAAAAATATCTCGAGAACGGTTCTCTCTCGGACGAAGAGATGGTTCGCGGACTTGAAGATGTTGTCTACGCTGGAAGTTTTGTCCCGGTCTTCTGCGCGGCAGGCGCGCGGGAGATCGGAACGATTGCCCTGCTCAACGACATCATTGACCTGATGCCGCCTCCCGCGCAGGGACCGAAACGAGTTGCGCAAGGGAAGGATGGCGAGGAAGAATTGAAACCGTCTGATTCTGAACCGCTCGCCGCGTATGTGTGGAAGACGACTGCTGACCCGTTCGTCGGCAAGATGACGTACTTCCGCGTGTTGCAAGGTTCGATCCAAGCCGACGCGCATGTGTGGAATCAAAACAAAGGCGCGGACGAACGCATGTCGGGCTTGCATTTTCAGCGCGGCAAAGAAGTCATCCCTGCGAAGGTTGTCCACGCGGGAGACATCGCCGCCGTCTCAAAGTTGAGCGTCACCGCGACAGGCGACACGTTCTGCGACAAGGGACATCCGCTCATGGTTGCCAAGCCGCATTTCCCCGCCGCGTTGTATCGCGTGGCAGTGACTCCCAAGACGCAAGCCGACGCCGCGAAGATCTCGCCAACGCTCACCAAGTTGTGTGAAGAAGATTTGACGTTGACCTGGCAGAATGATCCCATCACTCACGAAACCGTGTTGCAAGGCATGGGCGATCAGCACATTGACGTGGCGATCAACCGCGCGCAGACGAAATTCCAAGTGGGGCTGGGAACGCATCAACCGAAGATTCCATATCGAGAAGGAATCACGCGCAAAGCATCCGCGCAATATCGCCACAAAAAACAGACAGGCGGCGCGGGCCAGTTTGGCGAAGTGCATCTGCGCATCGAGCCTCTGCCCTCCGCCGATTTTGAATTCGACGATGAACTCGTGGGGATGAATCTTTCCAAGTCCTATTTGCCGCCCATCGAAAAGGGAATCAAAGCCACGATGGAGCGCGGCGCGTTCGCAGGCTACCCGATGAGCAATGTAAAGGTCATCGTGTTCGACGGCAAAGAACATGAAGTGGATTCAAAACCTGTCGCGTTCGAGATCGCGGGACGCGAAGCGTTCAAACTCGCCGTGCAGGATGCGGGTCCCGTGTTGTTCGAGCCGATCATGAATGTCCGCGTCACCATCCCTGATGCAAACATGGGCGATGTGATGAGCGACCTCAACACCCGCCGTGGGCGCGTCCAAGGCACCGATTCGGAACGCGGCAACACGGTCATCGTGGCGCACGTCCCAATGGCGGAGATGACGCGCTACACCACGCAACTCCGCTCGATCACAGGCGGGCGCGGTTACTTCACGATGGAACTCGATCATTACGATGTTGTCCCGACCCATGTGGCGGGTGCGATCATCGAAGCGCATAAGAAGGAAATGGAGGGGAAGAAGGAGGAGTAG
- a CDS encoding cysteine synthase family protein produces MTLLDYKIPQTDSDSTGDITSLVGDTPLIPLRRLSGGLPQAVRVFAKGEWFNPSGSVKDRPALNIIQSALADGDLGNGKRLLDSTSGNMGISYATFGAALGIPVTLTIPASASPERLAILRALGAELILTDPSEGSDGAIVEARKLAIENPSLFWYANQYINPANWQAHYKSTGPEILAQTNGEITHLVVGLGTSGTLMGTGKYLREQLPDVKIIAFQPDAAFHGLEGLKHMPSAIKPGIYDETFADETLEIKTEDAREMVARLAREEGLFVGISSGAAAVAALRVAERLDEGVVVTVFPDSGDKYLSDKNLWESTQFRAERRDSEVEAGRG; encoded by the coding sequence ATGACTCTACTCGATTACAAAATTCCTCAGACCGATTCGGATTCGACGGGAGACATCACGTCGCTTGTTGGGGATACGCCTCTCATCCCGCTTCGCCGCCTCAGTGGAGGCTTGCCTCAGGCGGTGAGAGTTTTTGCTAAGGGCGAATGGTTCAACCCGAGCGGCTCCGTCAAAGATAGACCCGCGCTCAACATCATTCAGTCCGCGCTTGCGGATGGCGACCTCGGAAACGGAAAGCGATTGCTCGATTCAACGTCGGGCAACATGGGCATCTCGTACGCAACCTTCGGCGCGGCGCTTGGGATTCCCGTCACATTGACCATCCCTGCCAGCGCCAGCCCCGAACGACTCGCCATCTTGCGCGCGCTCGGCGCGGAGCTGATCCTCACCGATCCTAGCGAAGGTTCAGACGGCGCAATTGTTGAAGCGCGGAAGTTGGCAATCGAAAATCCGAGCCTGTTTTGGTATGCGAATCAATACATTAATCCCGCCAACTGGCAGGCGCACTACAAGTCAACGGGACCCGAAATCCTTGCCCAGACGAACGGCGAGATCACGCATCTGGTCGTCGGGCTCGGCACATCAGGGACGTTGATGGGCACAGGCAAATATTTGCGCGAGCAATTGCCCGATGTGAAAATTATCGCATTTCAGCCTGATGCCGCGTTTCATGGATTGGAAGGACTCAAGCATATGCCGTCGGCGATCAAGCCGGGGATTTACGATGAAACATTTGCCGATGAGACTCTTGAAATCAAAACCGAAGACGCGCGTGAAATGGTCGCGCGGCTGGCGCGGGAGGAAGGTCTGTTTGTCGGCATCTCGTCTGGGGCGGCGGCGGTTGCGGCATTGCGAGTCGCTGAACGATTGGATGAAGGTGTTGTCGTCACGGTCTTCCCCGATTCGGGCGATAAATACTTGAGCGACAAAAATTTATGGGAGTCAACGCAATTCCGCGCTGAGCGGCGCGACAGCGAAGTCGAAGCGGGGAGAGGGTGA
- a CDS encoding M67 family metallopeptidase → MLKISNDLLVRINAHLEAAYPDEGAGFLLGEEGEVKEILTLPNAREDGARHNRFLITAEEYMKAEVRADSLTLSLIGVFHSHPDCPNVPSEYDREWAQPFFSYIITRVDDGKAVSHRSWRLTEDRSKYDEEEIYIFENEQEKK, encoded by the coding sequence ATGTTGAAGATTTCGAATGACCTACTCGTTCGCATCAACGCGCATTTGGAAGCGGCATATCCCGATGAAGGCGCGGGATTCTTGCTGGGCGAGGAAGGCGAAGTGAAAGAGATTCTCACATTGCCCAACGCGCGCGAAGACGGAGCGCGGCACAATCGCTTTTTGATCACGGCTGAGGAGTACATGAAGGCTGAGGTGAGGGCAGACAGCCTCACCCTGAGTCTGATCGGCGTCTTCCACTCGCATCCCGATTGCCCCAACGTCCCATCCGAATATGACCGTGAGTGGGCGCAACCGTTCTTCTCGTACATCATCACGCGCGTGGACGATGGCAAGGCGGTCAGCCATCGCTCGTGGAGATTGACGGAAGATCGCTCGAAGTATGACGAAGAAGAAATTTATATTTTTGAAAACGAACAGGAGAAAAAATAA
- a CDS encoding sulfurtransferase TusA family protein: protein MEAFEVIKEDRLLDCSDLLCPMPIVNTTKAMKELQPGQILKMVSTDAGSPPDIEAWSRQTGNELLLSTVEGGKFVFFLRKK, encoded by the coding sequence ATGGAAGCGTTTGAAGTGATCAAAGAAGATCGGCTGTTGGATTGCAGTGATCTGTTGTGTCCGATGCCGATCGTGAATACGACGAAGGCGATGAAGGAATTACAGCCCGGTCAAATTTTGAAGATGGTCTCCACCGACGCGGGTTCGCCGCCTGACATCGAAGCGTGGAGTCGGCAAACTGGTAATGAGTTGTTGCTTTCGACCGTCGAAGGCGGCAAGTTTGTATTCTTTTTAAGGAAGAAATAA
- a CDS encoding DsrE/DsrF/DrsH-like family protein codes for MSKSNPNAPKRLALISSKGTLDWAYPPFILASAAGAMGWEVGVFFTFYGLTLLKPELTAAVSPLGNPAMPMKMPFGPEAFQNINWAMPNLLMANVPGFEGVATNLMKKTFKNKGVATIEELREVSIDLGVRLIGCQMTMDVFGFSREDFIPQAEIGGAATFLEYAADADVQLFI; via the coding sequence ATGTCTAAATCAAACCCGAACGCGCCGAAGAGGCTCGCGTTAATTTCCAGCAAAGGGACGCTGGACTGGGCATACCCTCCGTTCATCCTTGCGAGCGCGGCTGGCGCGATGGGCTGGGAAGTGGGCGTGTTCTTCACGTTTTATGGACTCACGTTGCTCAAGCCTGAACTCACTGCGGCGGTCTCGCCGTTGGGTAACCCCGCCATGCCGATGAAAATGCCCTTCGGTCCCGAAGCGTTCCAAAATATTAATTGGGCGATGCCGAATTTGCTCATGGCAAATGTGCCGGGCTTTGAAGGCGTGGCGACCAATCTAATGAAGAAGACGTTCAAGAATAAAGGCGTCGCTACCATTGAGGAACTGCGCGAGGTCTCCATTGACTTGGGCGTTCGCTTGATCGGTTGCCAGATGACGATGGATGTGTTCGGCTTCAGCAGGGAAGATTTCATCCCGCAGGCAGAGATCGGCGGGGCGGCGACTTTCCTCGAATATGCCGCCGATGCGGATGTACAATTGTTTATCTAG
- a CDS encoding MoaD/ThiS family protein has product MTILRIPTPLRPYTNGKNEVNVNGANISEALNDLTKQFPNIKPHLFNEGGELRPFVNIFIGENNIKDLQGVETPIKDGERLMLIPSIAGG; this is encoded by the coding sequence ATGACCATTTTGAGAATCCCAACCCCCTTGCGCCCGTACACGAACGGCAAGAATGAAGTCAACGTGAACGGCGCGAACATATCCGAAGCGTTGAACGACCTGACCAAGCAATTTCCGAACATCAAGCCGCATTTGTTCAATGAGGGCGGCGAACTGCGTCCATTCGTCAATATTTTTATCGGCGAGAACAATATCAAAGATTTGCAAGGCGTCGAAACGCCGATCAAAGATGGGGAGAGGTTGATGTTGATCCCGTCCATTGCGGGCGGTTGA
- the moeB gene encoding molybdopterin-synthase adenylyltransferase MoeB has translation MTQELSRDEILRYSRHLLIPEVALEGQRKLKNSSVLIIGTGGLGSPVALYLAAAGVGRIGLVDYDVVDSSNLQRQVIHGTSTIGKLKVESAKEKLLDLNPDIQVDVFNEPYTSENALRIARDFDLILDGTDNFPTRYLTNDVAVFLGKPNVYASIYRFDGQVSVFYAKEGPCYRCLFPEPPPPGLVPSCAEGGVLGVLPGTIGTLQATEALKLLLGIGEPLIGKLLLYNALDMSFDFVKLKKNPNCRVCGPNADIKELIDYEEFCGVPSHDHDEGSAGAGLDITAPELSERLKTNHLKLLDVREPHELEISALPNAINIPLGELAGRLTELDSADEMVVFCKGGSRSARALELLASAGFKKAKNLKGGINAWAREVDGSLPLY, from the coding sequence ATGACCCAAGAACTTTCTCGCGATGAAATCCTGCGTTACTCGCGCCACTTGTTGATTCCCGAAGTTGCGCTCGAGGGTCAGCGTAAATTGAAAAATTCCTCCGTGCTGATCATCGGCACAGGCGGACTTGGCTCGCCTGTCGCGTTGTATCTCGCCGCGGCGGGCGTCGGTCGTATCGGGCTCGTGGATTACGATGTGGTTGATTCGTCGAACCTGCAACGGCAGGTGATTCACGGCACGTCTACGATTGGAAAGTTGAAAGTGGAAAGCGCCAAAGAAAAATTACTGGATTTGAATCCCGACATTCAAGTGGATGTGTTCAACGAGCCGTACACCTCCGAGAACGCGCTTCGAATCGCCCGCGACTTCGACTTGATTCTCGATGGCACCGACAACTTCCCTACGCGCTACCTCACCAACGACGTGGCGGTCTTCCTCGGCAAACCGAACGTCTACGCCTCGATCTATCGCTTCGACGGGCAGGTGAGCGTCTTCTACGCCAAAGAGGGACCGTGCTACCGGTGTCTCTTCCCCGAGCCGCCCCCGCCGGGACTCGTCCCTTCGTGCGCGGAAGGCGGAGTTCTAGGCGTGTTGCCCGGAACGATCGGCACACTGCAAGCCACAGAAGCGTTGAAACTTTTACTCGGCATCGGCGAGCCGTTGATCGGAAAACTTCTGCTGTATAACGCGCTCGACATGTCGTTTGACTTTGTGAAGTTGAAGAAGAATCCAAACTGCCGCGTGTGCGGACCGAACGCCGACATCAAAGAGTTGATCGATTACGAAGAATTTTGCGGTGTCCCGAGTCACGACCACGACGAAGGGTCTGCTGGCGCCGGTTTGGATATCACCGCCCCCGAGCTTTCTGAACGATTGAAGACGAATCACCTCAAACTGCTCGATGTCCGCGAACCGCACGAGTTGGAAATTTCCGCACTGCCGAACGCGATCAACATTCCGCTGGGCGAACTGGCGGGCAGGCTCACCGAATTGGACTCTGCCGACGAGATGGTCGTTTTTTGCAAGGGCGGCTCACGCTCCGCCCGCGCGCTGGAGTTGCTGGCAAGCGCCGGGTTCAAGAAGGCGAAGAACCTCAAAGGCGGCATCAACGCCTGGGCGAGGGAGGTGGATGGGAGTTTGCCGTTGTATTGA
- a CDS encoding type II toxin-antitoxin system VapC family toxin, whose protein sequence is MIVADTNLIVYLFITGDQTPLAQDVLAKDPHWIVPPLWQSEFRNVLAGYIRRGMELSQAQEIMRDALLTLENRQVAPSSEKVFELVSKSDCTAYDCEFIALAQQLNILLVTSDKQLLQRFPGSAIALKEFIK, encoded by the coding sequence ATGATCGTTGCGGACACGAACTTGATCGTGTATCTCTTTATTACGGGCGACCAAACACCTTTAGCGCAAGATGTTTTAGCAAAAGACCCTCATTGGATCGTTCCGCCTTTGTGGCAAAGCGAATTCCGAAATGTTCTTGCGGGGTACATTCGCCGGGGCATGGAATTATCTCAAGCGCAAGAAATTATGAGGGATGCTTTGTTGACATTAGAAAACCGGCAGGTGGCGCCTTCGTCTGAAAAGGTGTTTGAACTGGTTTCAAAAAGCGACTGCACCGCTTATGACTGCGAGTTCATTGCCCTAGCCCAGCAACTTAATATATTGCTCGTAACATCGGACAAGCAATTATTACAACGATTTCCAGGTTCAGCGATTGCATTAAAAGAGTTTATAAAGTAA
- a CDS encoding Arc family DNA-binding protein → MVTVTIKNIPEAVYDMIRNQAKTNHRSINGEILSILEQAISIPPLDIQETLKRARKVRELTAQYKITADEIEKLINEGRE, encoded by the coding sequence ATGGTCACTGTGACAATCAAAAATATTCCAGAAGCCGTTTATGACATGATCAGAAATCAGGCAAAGACCAATCATCGCAGCATCAACGGAGAAATCCTGTCCATTCTTGAGCAGGCAATTTCCATTCCGCCGCTTGATATTCAAGAAACCTTGAAACGCGCCCGAAAGGTGCGCGAACTCACCGCCCAATACAAAATTACGGCAGATGAAATTGAAAAATTGATCAACGAGGGCAGGGAATGA
- a CDS encoding pyridoxal-phosphate dependent enzyme: MALPVSKEKRVYDNILGAMGNTPLVRLGRIARDLPVPLYAKLEWMNPGGSVKDRVGAFIIEQAEKRGEIKPGGTIVEATSGNTGVGLAIAAALKGYKTIFVMPDKMSNEKILLLRAYGAKVVITPTAVAPDDPRSYYEVAKRFVRETPNAILANQYHNPDNPKTHELTTGPELWDQTDGRVTDVIIGMGTGGTITGVGRFLKSKNPKIQIVGVDIEGSILTEIWQNKGTIPDGAYPKTYKVEGIGEDFLPTALDLSVVDAIERAGDRESFLWARQLVRQEGIFAGGSSGSALAGAIKYCRKLRGARLPVVLLPDSGSRYLSKFYDDKWMREFGFLSMEFGETTLGDLLIAKPDKVLYTATIGDSIRKVVAIMHQHGISQMPVVGADGTLVGLIEEVDLLNHMLDKHEHTQDEAIDPLVQHAGAVFPSETSLEEAMPSLKVGLALIVIDNSRPLGILTKIDVLDYVAGKI, from the coding sequence ATGGCATTACCCGTCTCAAAGGAAAAACGAGTCTATGACAATATCCTAGGCGCGATGGGGAACACCCCGCTTGTACGATTAGGGAGGATAGCCAGAGATTTACCGGTTCCGTTGTATGCAAAATTGGAATGGATGAACCCAGGCGGTTCGGTCAAAGACCGGGTTGGGGCGTTCATCATCGAACAGGCTGAAAAGCGCGGAGAGATCAAACCGGGCGGGACAATCGTTGAGGCGACATCGGGAAACACAGGCGTGGGTCTTGCCATTGCGGCGGCGTTGAAGGGCTATAAAACCATCTTCGTCATGCCGGATAAAATGAGCAACGAAAAAATTTTGTTGTTACGCGCGTATGGCGCGAAGGTGGTCATCACACCGACAGCGGTTGCGCCGGACGATCCGCGCTCGTATTATGAAGTGGCAAAGCGATTCGTCCGCGAAACGCCGAACGCGATCCTTGCCAACCAATATCACAACCCCGATAACCCAAAGACGCACGAACTGACAACCGGTCCCGAGTTGTGGGATCAGACCGATGGGCGTGTGACCGATGTCATCATCGGCATGGGGACCGGCGGAACGATCACAGGTGTCGGGCGTTTTCTCAAGTCGAAGAATCCGAAGATCCAAATCGTGGGCGTGGACATCGAAGGCTCGATCCTCACAGAGATTTGGCAAAACAAAGGAACGATTCCCGATGGCGCGTATCCCAAAACATACAAAGTGGAGGGGATTGGCGAGGACTTTCTTCCAACCGCGCTCGATCTTTCGGTTGTAGATGCCATCGAACGCGCGGGCGACCGCGAATCGTTTTTGTGGGCGCGTCAACTGGTGAGACAGGAAGGAATCTTTGCAGGCGGCTCGTCTGGGTCGGCGCTGGCTGGCGCGATCAAATATTGTCGTAAGTTAAGAGGAGCTCGTTTGCCGGTTGTGCTTCTCCCGGATTCGGGCTCGCGTTACCTTTCAAAATTTTACGACGACAAGTGGATGCGCGAGTTCGGTTTCCTCTCGATGGAATTCGGCGAAACGACGCTGGGCGATCTGCTCATTGCCAAACCCGACAAAGTTTTGTACACCGCCACGATCGGCGATTCAATTCGCAAGGTTGTCGCCATCATGCACCAGCATGGGATTTCACAAATGCCTGTCGTCGGCGCGGATGGAACGCTTGTCGGCTTGATCGAAGAAGTGGATTTGCTCAATCACATGCTCGATAAACACGAGCATACACAGGATGAGGCGATCGATCCGCTTGTGCAACACGCTGGCGCAGTTTTTCCCTCAGAGACGTCGCTCGAAGAAGCGATGCCATCGTTGAAAGTTGGGCTGGCTCTCATTGTCATCGATAACAGCCGCCCGCTTGGGATCCTCACCAAGATCGATGTGCTGGATTATGTGGCGGGGAAGATCTAA
- a CDS encoding NACHT domain-containing protein yields the protein MTHDNHRYAQLLDARMELKAEAAAPHPAPLPALPTLDQILAQIGPLPREALFLGMASDGLPVLLNMRDPAVGPILIAGDAGSGKTAFLKNIVRALSLTHEPSEVQFGVITTHLNEWEDERISPYRVAIFSAHEDGAPELLLSLAAWARANTSNKQSVLLLIDDLEAVAGFDFDSLQNLRWLLAHGASRQVWAFLTMTAPRYGRVISWIPIFRTRIFGRVGDARIANALGGDASSRLDQLQVANQFSLRENGKWLRFWSMNS from the coding sequence ATGACCCACGACAATCATCGTTACGCACAGCTGTTGGATGCGCGGATGGAACTCAAAGCGGAAGCCGCTGCGCCTCATCCCGCGCCTCTGCCTGCTTTGCCCACCCTCGACCAGATTCTCGCCCAAATTGGTCCTCTACCGCGCGAAGCATTATTCCTCGGCATGGCTTCAGACGGCTTGCCGGTGTTGTTGAACATGCGCGATCCCGCGGTGGGACCGATCCTCATCGCCGGCGACGCCGGTTCGGGGAAGACCGCATTCTTGAAAAACATTGTCCGCGCGCTGTCGTTGACTCATGAACCATCAGAGGTTCAGTTCGGAGTGATCACGACGCATCTTAATGAGTGGGAAGACGAGAGGATTTCGCCGTATCGCGTGGCGATTTTCTCGGCTCATGAAGATGGCGCGCCGGAGTTGTTGCTTTCACTTGCCGCATGGGCGCGCGCGAACACAAGCAATAAACAATCCGTGCTTTTGCTGATCGACGATCTCGAGGCAGTGGCAGGATTCGACTTCGACTCCCTGCAAAACTTGCGCTGGCTCCTCGCGCATGGGGCGTCTCGCCAGGTTTGGGCTTTCCTCACTATGACCGCGCCACGCTATGGAAGAGTCATTTCGTGGATTCCCATTTTTCGCACCCGTATTTTTGGGCGAGTTGGCGATGCGCGGATTGCGAACGCGCTTGGCGGAGACGCCTCGTCACGGTTGGACCAGTTGCAGGTGGCGAACCAGTTTTCCCTGCGCGAGAACGGGAAGTGGCTGAGATTTTGGTCGATGAATTCGTAG
- a CDS encoding RNA-binding protein yields the protein MEAKLYVGNLPFNTGDADLQDLFAQAGTVKSAQVIRDRASGRSKGFGFVEMNSADEAQNAISMFHGKDFNGRAMTVNIARPREERPGGFRGGDRNRERRRDY from the coding sequence ATGGAAGCAAAATTGTATGTCGGTAATCTGCCGTTCAACACAGGCGATGCGGATTTGCAGGACCTGTTCGCGCAGGCGGGCACGGTGAAGTCGGCGCAGGTCATCCGTGACCGCGCCAGCGGACGTTCCAAGGGCTTTGGCTTTGTGGAGATGAATTCGGCTGACGAAGCCCAGAACGCCATCTCCATGTTCCATGGCAAAGATTTCAATGGCCGCGCGATGACCGTGAACATTGCCCGTCCGCGCGAGGAACGTCCCGGCGGTTTCCGCGGCGGCGACCGTAACCGCGAGCGCCGGCGCGATTACTAA
- a CDS encoding GNAT family N-acetyltransferase, giving the protein MIENLTIREYIDADFDSVTILWRVSREKSLPDLQREKGHFFFEDRDYFQNRILATNKVWVAVTDGRIAAFMAMENEFIDQLYVRPDFWRQGIGEALLEHARKISPAHLWLYTLQVNRNARAFYEKHGFIAEKFGTSPPPESEPDVEYHWRNPPIVNRQS; this is encoded by the coding sequence ATGATTGAGAATTTGACGATCCGTGAATACATCGACGCTGATTTTGATTCGGTGACGATCTTGTGGCGTGTTTCTCGTGAAAAATCGTTGCCCGATCTTCAGCGCGAGAAAGGTCATTTCTTCTTCGAAGACCGCGATTATTTTCAAAATCGAATACTGGCTACGAACAAAGTTTGGGTTGCTGTGACGGACGGTCGTATTGCGGCGTTTATGGCAATGGAAAACGAGTTTATCGACCAGTTATACGTCCGCCCTGATTTTTGGCGGCAGGGAATTGGCGAAGCGTTGCTCGAACATGCGCGAAAGATCTCGCCTGCGCATCTTTGGCTTTACACGTTGCAGGTCAATCGGAATGCCCGCGCGTTTTACGAAAAACACGGGTTTATCGCCGAGAAGTTTGGAACAAGCCCGCCGCCCGAAAGCGAGCCTGATGTTGAATATCACTGGCGCAATCCGCCAATCGTAAATCGCCAATCGTAA